A window of Leptospira brenneri contains these coding sequences:
- a CDS encoding CapA family protein, with product MPKSRFLFSLIIVFPLFLFSADLPESEESKLELPISDLYRFRTEAGETIQYPKSTKLWFGGDVMFNWGVRDSMRTEDPYFPFRSFFSFLKNFDFRFLNLETPILHKTPSADQRKSYVFFGERKDLMVLRMFGVDGVFLGNNHTMDFGENGLSDTLELLDEFGIQHAGAGKNTDEALVPITVTKQNTEYRIFSFSDTGETRLFSGFKSPGAAYFRVATAERLIKKTKPNQVNLLSVHWGVEYNPLPMDTERNAAKYLIGAGYKVIIGHHTHVPQGIEVFPKGVVIYSLGNFLFGSKNQYLKHNISVVLHFDGDKLLFVEVIPVFGKHQTTSGDHYFFPLDPKESENFLKEYSVLCKQLGTELVISGGRGYVFLDKELKAKLKP from the coding sequence ATGCCTAAGTCCCGTTTCTTATTCTCTCTGATTATCGTTTTTCCGTTATTTCTTTTTTCTGCGGATTTACCAGAATCAGAGGAATCAAAACTAGAATTACCTATCTCGGATTTGTACCGGTTTCGTACGGAAGCCGGGGAAACCATTCAATATCCAAAATCCACTAAACTATGGTTTGGTGGAGATGTGATGTTTAATTGGGGTGTAAGGGATTCAATGCGAACGGAAGATCCTTACTTTCCCTTTCGTAGTTTTTTTAGTTTTCTGAAAAACTTTGACTTCCGATTTTTAAATTTAGAAACGCCAATCCTTCATAAAACTCCTTCTGCGGACCAAAGAAAGTCCTATGTGTTTTTTGGGGAAAGGAAAGATCTTATGGTCCTTCGTATGTTTGGGGTTGATGGTGTTTTTTTAGGAAACAATCATACTATGGACTTCGGAGAAAATGGACTTTCTGATACTTTGGAGTTATTGGATGAATTTGGAATCCAACATGCAGGGGCAGGGAAAAATACGGACGAAGCTTTAGTTCCTATTACCGTTACCAAACAGAATACCGAGTATCGAATTTTTTCTTTTTCTGATACAGGAGAAACAAGACTTTTTTCGGGATTTAAGTCTCCTGGAGCCGCGTATTTCCGAGTTGCTACTGCGGAACGACTGATCAAAAAAACAAAACCAAATCAGGTGAATCTTTTATCGGTTCATTGGGGAGTCGAGTACAATCCGTTGCCGATGGATACGGAGAGAAATGCCGCCAAATACTTGATTGGTGCTGGATACAAGGTAATCATCGGGCATCATACACATGTCCCACAAGGGATTGAGGTATTTCCTAAGGGTGTTGTGATTTATTCTCTCGGAAATTTTTTGTTTGGTTCTAAAAATCAATATTTAAAACACAATATCTCGGTGGTTTTGCATTTTGATGGCGATAAACTTTTGTTTGTGGAAGTAATTCCCGTTTTTGGAAAACATCAAACGACTTCGGGAGACCATTATTTTTTTCCTTTGGATCCAAAAGAGTCTGAGAATTTTCTAAAAGAATATTCTGTTCTTTGTAAACAACTCGGAACAGAACTTGTGATTTCTGGGGGAAGGGGTTATGTCTTTTTGGATAAGGAACTAAAGGCCAAACTAAAACCGTAG
- a CDS encoding tetratricopeptide repeat protein: protein MFQAIKTLNPPFLFVFFCFLSLSLFATEPGTRTKECSLLEPGIPAEFFLSRALREQVDGFQAAQRRKQEDSKLSFERSVSFLDSYHLCLSEVGKEPSILSSETQALNFLELGNLEKAWEWSEKAKTKSPDASKDLILLQTRIRIRQGELAKASEVLENSLHRFPNDPDFLYLLGNLNFERKLWNQSILYYTALSFVIERRDTHSKYKFLTAKALGELNYKLDHPKISIKRYLEYTGTYKNDMEVLFRLAQIYFVLGDFKNCRMYLEQIREKNPRDIDASHMLAEIYFMDSRETASIYFATLKKEKKIPKEGIVFLLNQLVSGARAGLEPKLRSYIKENPARLSPRVALLELAETENLPDYELLNAGTAQYAYEYRQYLTAEKILRKGLSKVEPKETADEEKSLFYEKISTCQEMLGQWNHAVLSTKEAIGLTKETDKKFRLRFRLAYLYLQGNFKKESLSVSILSETINENPNPTHLYLRGLAYFQLTKYKESVSDFSDAIKIDPKNFNYYFYRATAYDKLKQFAETEKDLKTTISLNPNASNAMNYLGYLYAEKDINPEDANQLLNQAVSIEPDNPAYQDSLGWVLYRKKDFNRALLHLNFAASLALERGFEDPVIYEHLGDVYLAKKDPVNALQFFKLSESKLKSESNKDLVAKIKKLQKEISE, encoded by the coding sequence ATGTTTCAAGCAATTAAAACTCTAAACCCTCCTTTCCTCTTTGTTTTCTTTTGTTTTCTTTCACTTTCTCTGTTTGCCACTGAGCCAGGGACAAGAACCAAAGAATGTTCCTTGTTAGAACCTGGTATCCCGGCGGAGTTTTTCCTTTCGAGGGCACTAAGGGAACAAGTGGATGGATTTCAGGCAGCCCAAAGAAGGAAACAGGAAGATTCTAAACTTTCCTTTGAAAGATCTGTTTCCTTTTTAGATTCATACCATCTTTGTTTGTCGGAAGTAGGAAAGGAACCAAGTATCCTTAGTTCCGAAACACAAGCTCTTAACTTTCTAGAGCTGGGGAATTTAGAAAAGGCTTGGGAGTGGTCAGAAAAGGCCAAAACCAAATCTCCAGATGCATCCAAAGATCTGATTCTTTTACAAACAAGGATTCGGATTCGCCAAGGAGAACTTGCCAAAGCTTCAGAAGTTTTGGAAAACTCTCTTCATAGATTTCCAAACGATCCCGATTTTTTATACTTACTTGGAAATTTGAATTTTGAAAGAAAGTTATGGAACCAGTCGATTCTGTATTATACAGCGCTTTCCTTTGTCATCGAAAGGCGAGACACTCATTCCAAATATAAATTTCTTACCGCGAAAGCCCTCGGGGAACTCAATTATAAATTAGATCACCCAAAAATTTCTATCAAACGATATTTAGAATATACTGGTACTTATAAAAATGATATGGAAGTCCTCTTCCGTTTGGCACAAATTTATTTTGTGTTAGGTGACTTTAAGAATTGCCGAATGTATTTGGAACAAATACGGGAAAAAAATCCTAGAGACATTGATGCCTCGCATATGCTTGCTGAAATTTATTTTATGGATTCTCGTGAAACGGCTTCGATATATTTTGCTACTCTCAAAAAAGAGAAAAAAATTCCGAAAGAAGGGATCGTCTTTTTACTGAACCAATTGGTTTCAGGAGCCAGAGCCGGTTTGGAACCGAAATTAAGGTCTTATATTAAAGAAAATCCGGCAAGACTTTCTCCTCGTGTGGCCCTTCTGGAACTTGCCGAAACAGAAAATTTGCCTGATTATGAACTATTAAATGCTGGCACGGCCCAGTATGCCTATGAGTATAGGCAATACCTCACTGCAGAAAAAATCTTACGAAAGGGACTCTCTAAAGTTGAACCAAAAGAAACTGCAGATGAGGAGAAATCTTTATTTTATGAAAAGATATCCACCTGCCAAGAAATGTTGGGGCAGTGGAACCATGCAGTTTTGTCCACCAAAGAAGCCATTGGACTAACAAAAGAAACAGATAAAAAGTTTCGATTGCGGTTTCGTTTGGCTTATCTTTATCTACAAGGAAACTTTAAAAAAGAATCTTTGTCTGTTTCGATTCTATCGGAAACGATCAACGAAAATCCAAACCCCACTCATTTATATCTTCGGGGTCTTGCTTATTTTCAACTGACTAAGTATAAAGAAAGTGTCAGTGACTTTTCTGATGCGATTAAAATAGATCCTAAAAATTTTAATTATTATTTTTACCGCGCCACCGCCTATGATAAGTTAAAACAGTTTGCTGAAACAGAAAAAGACTTAAAAACAACGATATCTTTAAATCCAAATGCTTCTAATGCTATGAATTATTTGGGATACTTATATGCGGAAAAAGATATCAACCCAGAGGATGCAAACCAACTTCTCAACCAAGCAGTTTCTATTGAACCAGACAATCCTGCTTACCAAGATAGTTTAGGATGGGTATTGTATCGTAAAAAAGATTTTAACCGCGCTCTTCTTCATTTAAACTTTGCGGCTTCCCTTGCTTTGGAGAGAGGGTTTGAAGACCCTGTTATCTATGAACATTTAGGTGATGTTTATTTGGCTAAAAAAGATCCTGTGAACGCACTCCAGTTTTTTAAACTTTCCGAATCCAAATTAAAATCAGAGTCTAATAAAGACCTCGTGGCAAAAATCAAAAAGTTGCAAAAGGAAATTTCTGAATGA
- the rplI gene encoding 50S ribosomal protein L9, which translates to MKVVLQKDVLNLGDAGDVKEVADGYARNFLIPRRFAVRANDGNTKAALHQKRLAELKRDKRVKVMKELSSSIEGKTYEVKVKVGENDKLFGSVTANDIALAIKNTGVELDKRKLDLGEPIKSVGEFKIKVRLAEGVVPQIVVKVVGQA; encoded by the coding sequence ATGAAAGTAGTATTACAAAAAGACGTATTAAATCTTGGTGATGCTGGCGACGTAAAAGAAGTTGCTGATGGATATGCAAGAAACTTCCTGATTCCAAGAAGATTTGCAGTCCGTGCGAATGATGGAAACACAAAAGCTGCTCTCCACCAAAAGAGACTTGCGGAACTGAAACGCGACAAACGTGTGAAGGTGATGAAAGAACTTTCTTCTTCTATCGAAGGTAAAACTTACGAAGTAAAAGTGAAAGTGGGCGAAAACGATAAACTTTTTGGTTCTGTGACAGCGAATGACATTGCACTCGCAATTAAAAACACTGGAGTAGAACTCGATAAACGTAAACTAGATTTAGGTGAGCCAATCAAGTCAGTAGGCGAATTCAAAATTAAAGTTCGTTTGGCTGAAGGTGTTGTGCCTCAAATTGTAGTTAAAGTCGTCGGCCAAGCATAG
- a CDS encoding cysteine desulfurase family protein, translating into MKSPLPNDIKYFDYNATHPPFSEILETCLASYLSGFYNPSGITRYSLKNQGKIEQTRKYFANLTKGQEKQFVFSATGTEANYLLIQSLKVLYPNLDSVIVSPFEHSSLYAALESFGFFPDLIETDKTGIISLTDLKEKLKSNPRPVICLYAGNETGVIQPAEEIQKLTKEFGQLFYSDLMQGFGKVDLSFELFDGFTFSGHKIGAGMGAALTYLPKVHNNFRIFGGGNQENDHRAGTENTFAIESFRQVAEFQLSQLGEKNKRLLTYRSLIEKKMEELGCQIIAKNSERLPNTTFLILPIQAVDFFLLGMEERGLLVSTGSSCKSRAREASKSLLHMGYTKEEALRSIRISTGYFTTEEDVTALLSVAQELIEKFQ; encoded by the coding sequence ATGAAATCCCCTTTACCGAATGATATAAAATACTTTGATTATAATGCTACCCATCCTCCGTTTTCAGAAATTCTGGAAACGTGTTTGGCGTCCTATCTTTCTGGATTCTACAACCCTTCAGGGATCACTAGGTATTCTTTAAAAAACCAAGGGAAAATAGAACAAACTAGAAAATACTTTGCCAATCTCACCAAAGGACAGGAGAAACAATTTGTATTTTCTGCCACAGGAACAGAAGCAAACTATCTACTCATCCAAAGTTTAAAAGTCCTTTATCCTAATTTGGATTCTGTCATCGTTTCCCCTTTTGAACATTCCAGTCTATATGCGGCTCTAGAATCATTCGGATTTTTTCCTGATCTGATCGAAACAGACAAAACAGGGATCATTAGTCTCACAGACTTAAAAGAAAAATTAAAATCAAACCCAAGACCTGTGATTTGTCTTTATGCGGGAAATGAAACAGGAGTCATCCAACCTGCAGAAGAAATTCAAAAACTCACAAAAGAGTTTGGACAATTATTCTACAGTGATCTGATGCAAGGATTCGGGAAAGTAGACCTTTCTTTTGAATTATTTGACGGTTTTACTTTTTCTGGACATAAAATTGGAGCCGGAATGGGGGCCGCTCTCACCTATTTACCAAAGGTTCATAATAACTTTCGTATCTTTGGTGGAGGAAACCAAGAGAACGATCATAGGGCCGGAACAGAAAATACTTTTGCCATCGAATCGTTTCGACAAGTAGCAGAATTCCAACTGAGTCAGTTAGGTGAAAAAAACAAACGCCTCCTCACTTATCGTTCTTTGATTGAAAAGAAAATGGAAGAACTTGGGTGCCAGATCATAGCCAAAAATTCCGAAAGACTTCCCAACACTACTTTTCTGATTTTACCCATCCAAGCCGTTGACTTTTTTTTATTAGGAATGGAAGAAAGAGGACTACTCGTTTCTACTGGTAGTTCTTGTAAGTCAAGAGCCAGAGAAGCATCCAAGTCCTTACTTCATATGGGTTATACCAAAGAAGAAGCTTTACGTTCCATCCGGATCTCAACAGGTTATTTTACAACCGAAGAGGATGTGACCGCCTTACTTTCAGTGGCGCAAGAATTGATTGAAAAATTCCAATAA
- the dnaB gene encoding replicative DNA helicase, which produces MNSNPLQEIESEKNLIGYLLMRGVAGQEDLGLSPDDFYMDSHRRVFEAVTDLINEGINIDLVTVTNQMREKRLFKDESRDLEYITSLYKDTVPFQPLEYYVRRVKRVSDRRKYVEALNQAIDKVKIEPGENDSVFSLVEQSLMDISRQERSKGLRKVKDDANALIDYIKNVVAASQNGTGGINGLKTHFTGLDMATTGLKSHELMILAARPGNGKTTFALNIAANAALKERKTVVIFSLEMSRIELLLKLISADARIDSYALKAGTLTSAQMTQLKDSIGNITSASLYIDDSGYLTIQEFSARLRQLRTTEEVGLVIVDYLQLMSDPKAAMGGRQQEVANISRGLKQMAREVGCPIIALSQMNRSIENRSKDQRPQLSDLRESGAIEQDADIVCFIYREEMVKPPEELDPNKRGMAEIIIAKNRAGATADFPLMFNPKISRFDNVPL; this is translated from the coding sequence ATGAATTCTAACCCCCTTCAGGAGATAGAGTCTGAGAAGAACTTAATCGGTTACCTACTCATGAGAGGGGTAGCCGGGCAGGAAGACTTAGGTCTAAGCCCGGACGACTTCTATATGGACAGCCACCGGCGTGTCTTTGAAGCCGTTACCGATCTCATCAATGAAGGGATCAATATCGACCTAGTTACGGTCACAAACCAAATGCGGGAAAAACGTCTTTTTAAAGATGAATCCCGCGACTTGGAATACATCACTTCTCTTTACAAAGATACGGTTCCTTTTCAACCCCTAGAGTATTATGTTAGGCGGGTAAAACGTGTTTCCGATCGCCGTAAGTATGTTGAAGCCTTAAACCAAGCCATTGATAAAGTTAAAATTGAACCTGGCGAAAACGATTCTGTATTCAGTCTCGTAGAACAGTCGCTAATGGATATTTCTCGCCAAGAGAGATCCAAAGGTTTAAGAAAAGTAAAAGACGATGCCAATGCCCTAATTGATTACATCAAAAATGTAGTAGCAGCAAGTCAAAATGGAACGGGTGGGATTAACGGTTTAAAAACCCATTTTACCGGTCTGGATATGGCAACCACTGGTCTTAAGTCACACGAACTTATGATCCTTGCGGCAAGGCCAGGAAACGGGAAAACAACTTTTGCTTTGAATATTGCGGCAAACGCGGCGCTAAAAGAGCGTAAAACGGTCGTTATTTTTTCTCTAGAGATGAGCCGGATCGAACTCCTTCTCAAACTCATTAGTGCGGATGCAAGGATTGATTCCTATGCGTTGAAAGCAGGAACTCTTACTTCCGCACAAATGACCCAACTCAAAGACAGCATTGGAAACATTACATCGGCTAGTTTGTACATTGATGATTCAGGATATTTAACCATCCAAGAATTTTCGGCAAGACTACGCCAACTTCGAACCACGGAAGAAGTAGGGCTTGTGATTGTAGATTATTTACAGCTCATGAGTGATCCGAAAGCCGCCATGGGGGGAAGGCAACAAGAGGTTGCCAATATTTCCAGAGGACTCAAACAAATGGCACGGGAAGTGGGTTGTCCTATCATCGCTTTATCGCAGATGAACCGTTCCATTGAAAACCGCTCCAAAGACCAAAGGCCACAACTTTCCGACTTACGGGAGTCAGGTGCCATTGAGCAGGATGCGGATATTGTATGTTTTATATATCGAGAGGAAATGGTGAAACCTCCCGAAGAGCTTGACCCAAACAAAAGGGGAATGGCTGAGATCATCATCGCCAAAAACAGAGCGGGTGCTACGGCCGATTTTCCATTGATGTTCAATCCGAAAATCAGCCGTTTCGACAACGTTCCATTATAA
- the rpsR gene encoding 30S ribosomal protein S18: MDDDEKGGFRGKDGEGKFGRKNAKYKKKVCKFCADKALLAGLDYKRVDILERFVTNRGKIIPRRITGTCGKHQRALAREIRKSRSIGLLPFKVL, encoded by the coding sequence ATGGATGACGACGAAAAAGGCGGTTTCCGTGGTAAAGACGGAGAAGGCAAGTTCGGTCGTAAAAACGCAAAATACAAAAAGAAAGTTTGTAAGTTCTGTGCTGACAAAGCCTTACTTGCAGGTCTTGATTATAAACGAGTCGATATCTTAGAAAGATTTGTTACCAACCGTGGTAAAATCATCCCAAGAAGAATCACTGGAACTTGTGGTAAACACCAAAGAGCACTTGCTCGTGAAATCAGAAAATCCAGATCTATCGGTTTACTACCGTTTAAAGTTCTGTAG
- a CDS encoding single-stranded DNA-binding protein, whose protein sequence is MANDLNKVLLIGRMTRDPEFKSVNGSSVVNFSIANNRVYVTNGEKKEETHYFDCVAWGRLADILKQYAGKGKQVAIEGRLQQQSWETPEGKKASKIRVYVETAQLLGGQGQGGGSGDRSDNSNSYDSGVSSGYDDYPAGDDDIPF, encoded by the coding sequence ATGGCTAACGATCTTAACAAAGTACTTTTAATCGGTCGAATGACCCGTGATCCGGAATTTAAATCGGTGAACGGAAGTTCTGTTGTCAATTTTTCAATTGCGAATAACAGAGTTTATGTGACTAACGGTGAAAAGAAAGAGGAAACTCATTATTTTGACTGTGTGGCATGGGGCCGACTCGCTGACATATTAAAACAATATGCTGGCAAAGGAAAACAAGTAGCGATTGAAGGTAGACTTCAACAACAGTCCTGGGAAACTCCTGAAGGCAAAAAAGCCTCTAAAATCCGTGTCTATGTCGAGACCGCACAATTACTGGGCGGCCAAGGGCAAGGTGGTGGTTCGGGAGACCGTTCTGACAATTCCAATTCTTATGATTCCGGCGTAAGTAGTGGTTATGATGATTATCCAGCCGGTGATGACGACATTCCTTTTTGA
- the rpsF gene encoding 30S ribosomal protein S6 yields MRNYEITNILREGNVEETKSAVKDLLSKYNFTIQGEEDWGSKRLWHPVGQDEQGHFTLIKCSGTPSEVSKIEHEFKLNANILKTLVIRANG; encoded by the coding sequence ATGAGAAACTACGAAATCACGAATATTCTTCGTGAAGGTAATGTAGAAGAGACGAAGTCTGCAGTAAAAGATTTACTCTCTAAATACAACTTCACGATCCAAGGCGAAGAGGATTGGGGTTCTAAAAGACTCTGGCATCCGGTTGGACAAGACGAACAAGGTCACTTCACACTCATCAAGTGTTCTGGAACACCTTCTGAAGTATCAAAGATTGAACATGAGTTTAAACTCAATGCGAATATCTTAAAAACCCTCGTAATCAGGGCCAATGGCTAA